The segment TTTGAGGAGACAGTCAACAAATtggatttctttttctttgttttgtttcctcTTTGGGaaattttctatttctttttgctCGATGTGTAAGAATATTGACTATTTGTTTCTATTGAGCTGTGTAGCTACAtaactaataagaaaaaagcaaGGAGTATGGAGGTTAGAAACGAGATTAACTGCTAATGATGGAActgtttctttttctattcACTTAGGAAACTGAAACACAACGTTTATCTGTGGGACAGTGAGATCACGTGTACAATTGGAAGAATTCGTTTGATAAAACAACagtaattttaaacatttctaaCCAATTAggctaataattaaaaaaaaactgaaagataCAACGGTAATGGCCACTTGAAGTTTATTAACTCTTCAAAGCATACAACAGATGTAACATTAGATCAATTTACCCGAACAAAGTCTGACATAGTGTACATACTGTAGTGCAACACAATCTGACCTTACAAGAAATCCATAGGTTCAGTTGAAAGCATATTTGGAAACAAATCAATGTATTGGGCGTATTTTCATTTCAGTAAAGTTAGCACTAGCGTGAAATCCTGTAAAAGAGTTCCAATTGACTCCACGACCAAATTCCTTGATACCCCAGATCCCGTTCAAGTTGGAAGTATGGCATGCGTTGTACCACCAACCTCCCTTATAAAGCATAGCACAGTTGTTGGAGTGGGCGTCATTGTCTCGATCGTAGGTACTGAACTTCATAGTATTGTGGATAGGAGAGAGGCTGTCCCCTGCACTGCCGGAGTAGCCGCCTACTATTAGCTTGTAATCTTCGGGTTCACCATAGATTCTAAACATAGAATAGGAAGCGAACTTTCGTTTGTCTTTGTAGACCATGTCAACCCTCATTTCGTAGTGTCTAAGGGATGTAATCAAGTGGATATTCTCATTCCCCAGGTAGAACTCTCCATTGTCAAAATCACCAAAACCATATTTGTAGTCTTGCCAATTTCTCGTGAAATTGACAGTGCCATCCACACGCCTCTGAATAACCGTCCAGCCACCGCCATCTGTCCTGGTATCACACATAACCTCAAAGCCGTCtgctaaaacaacaacaggtcTGCTGGTGCCTTTTGTTTTTCGTACATCCTTACAAGTCTGTGGAAATGATGGATTCAGTGTTCGATGAGACGTCCTCGTGGTTCTCACTGTAGGCCTGAGATCTAGAGTGGAAACATACATTGGTCGTATGTAGTAGTGTGTATAGAATTATAAgaagttatttatttgtataaaatacATGCATTAACTATTGTTTATTGCAGTGACGTGCGTTGCGATTTATCTTTGGGGCAGGGGCAAACTGAGACacatattattttctttagtcATTTCCCAGTTAGTTTCCTCAGTATCCAAATAGGAAAGTATGTCTACATCTTTGAAGTTgtacatatttatttgtattacatgTGCAATATAAGTTAAAGATTTTTCTGTAAGTTCTGCATAATTTAAAATAGCAGttgttataattaatttttctacACAGAAGATTTACAGCACCATCTGTGGTAGTGCTTGGCAAAGTCTGAAATTTGAAACTTAACATTTACAGCACCATCTGTGGTAGTGCTTGGCAAAGTCTGCAATTTGAAACTTAGGTTTTCATCTGTTCGATCAACATCTAAATACAATGTTTTCCCGAGGGGGTACAGTGCATACAGATAAATCCAGTTACTTCCCATGGTTCAAAAGCTATTAATATGCTTCTCACATATATAACCTGCTGTGTATTGTCAAAATTCAcacccttgaaaaaaaatattcttcaatACTGTTTGTGTAGCATTAGaattcaatatttatatttattctttaaaagtTACAACAGATAGACTGTCCTTGTTTGGAGCATTATGCATAACTTGGAcatcaaagctttttttttggtatagaatACAAGAAGTATACATTTATTTACGCTCTAGAAGACTGATAAGACTGCAGCATTATCTGCTATTATTAAACATGAATACATTACCCGTTAAttattctttttgaaaaaaacaacagttgtgtggttttatttttgttaaattgtCACATAAAAGCACGTGTCACGCTTGTTGTCAGACCCTGCCTTAAAGTAAATGAATCTATTATAGGGCAGACAGTTTGTTGCGAACCGAGTAAGTTTGAGttagagttttgagtttttggcacatcggcacaattcaggccatgtcgtgcccgtaatcccttTTGTATGGCATCTTTTGACTTGTTTGAATGAAACTAAGAAAGTGATCCAATAGTTAAGCTTGCATTATGAATTTTACTTCACAGCTTCTGGATTTCATTGTGAGAAGAAACTAAAAGAAGGGCAGATACAGAATTTGGAGAGGAAGTAGGcgaattgatttttaaaaaactcacCCTATACCTATATATAAATGTTCATTCAAAAAATGTAGTGTTTCTGAACATTTTACTAGCAACaacaacacagaaaaaaaaaaaaaaagagatctctagttttttttttttttttgcattttgacTTTCAAGctaatgtttatttattgtataaaaaaagtggggggggggatgagcaAGGAGTGTGAGGGACAATCGAGGCACATGTACATATAGTTTTACATTTCTATATCATCTAATTAGTTTAGGCCCATTGTTAAAGTCCTATATTCGTTTGAAATTGGTTTCTACATCATCTAGACGTCTCATCATTATTAATGGTCATTTTCTTTTGATTGATGCTTAACATAGGCTCTGCAAGGTTGTTAACGtcagaagtggtaatggtcttaagtccatcattacctataaaatgcttccaatggcatgcgtctcaaatagcctctgacaaccagtccaacttctgGCCTTCACATGTGGTTCTGAGCCTGGCGGAACCGttaccacagacaggagaaggggcataggcgagca is part of the Biomphalaria glabrata chromosome 2, xgBioGlab47.1, whole genome shotgun sequence genome and harbors:
- the LOC106057371 gene encoding ficolin-2-like, whose translation is MKHSCIGCLLVTCSLVSVTLSTVRHHAEEDLRPTVRTTRTSHRTLNPSFPQTCKDVRKTKGTSRPVVVLADGFEVMCDTRTDGGGWTVIQRRVDGTVNFTRNWQDYKYGFGDFDNGEFYLGNENIHLITSLRHYEMRVDMVYKDKRKFASYSMFRIYGEPEDYKLIVGGYSGSAGDSLSPIHNTMKFSTYDRDNDAHSNNCAMLYKGGWWYNACHTSNLNGIWGIKEFGRGVNWNSFTGFHASANFTEMKIRPIH